The Marinitoga hydrogenitolerans DSM 16785 genome includes the window AACCGCTGAAAGCATCTAAGCGGGAAACGGGCCCCGAGATGAGGTTTCCCACTCTTCGGAGTTAAGGGCAGTTCGAGACTAGGACGTAGATAGGCCGGAGGTGTAAGTACAGTGATGTATTGAGCCGACCGGTACTAATAGCCCGAGGCCTTGACCTTATTAAGTAACTATGCACATGTGAATGAGTATTGAGGGGTGCAGAAACCAGATATGGAAACACGCGGATCCATACCGAACCCGACCGTTAAGCATATCTGGGCCGATGGTAGTATGGGAAATCCATGCGAGAGTAGGTAGCGCCCCTCTTTTTATTTTTCATTGCAGCTCTACGAGCAGTATATGATTTATAATAATAGTAATAATACAAAATTAATAATGATAATTTAAATATCTAATATAGCAGCCATCCTTTGGCTGCTTTTTTAGTATTAATTATTGTCATTTTAATATTTGTTACTTTTTTGTTTTTTTATAAAATTAGAAAATAAAATTTAAATAGCTTCTTTAAATCAATATTTAATATATGAGATATTTTTATTGTATTTATTAGTAAGTTTATTTGGAAAGAGCCATTTTTCAATTGTAATCACGTCCTCCGTTCACTTGACAAATACAAGATCATAAATATATAATAAAAAGCAGGTCTTCCTTTGAGACCCGCTTTTTATTATTTCATTACAAAATTGAATTCAATAACATTTTTTCCATCAGGAGTTTTGGTTGCTATTGCATTTCCTAATCCTCCAAATTCTCCATCTAAACCTTCGACACCTAAATAATCTTTTAAGAAATTAACTAAAGGTTTTAAGTCAAAAAATAATGTTCCAACATTTGCATTAGGTATTTTTTCTTTTAATTCATTATATAATTTGTTTTCAGATAAAATTGTAGCTTGTTTTTCATATTTATTTAATTCGTTTTTATCAACATTTGAAATATATAAAATATCATTATCTTTCCACAGGAATAATGAAACAACAGTACTTTCCAGAGTCTTAGTGATTTTTATATAATCATTTCCTAATTTTTCTGTTTTTGTGTCTTCAGGGATAAGTACTTCTATTTCTTTGATAGTTATACTTGTTTTAATCATAACCTTTATAACATCTTCTGAAATAATATCACCTGTTTCTTCATTAGTTTTTAAATTTATAGTTCCACTTTGTTCAGCCCATTCCGCTTTTTCTAAAATAGCAGAAAATAGCTTATCAGGTATATTCATTCCAAATGAGTTTAAGTCAAATGAAACATTTTTTGGCAAATAAGTTGTTTTTGAAAAATATAAACCAAAAAACTTAGATTTTTCAATATTTATATTACCTGGAGCTATTTCACTATCTGTTAATAGGTTGAATTTACTATATAAATATCCATCTTTTACATTAGAAAAACCGTATCCTTTTATAGAACTAGTGTTAATTTCTTCATAGATTCCTGTATCATTATATCGTTTTTTTGGAATAAATTTTAATTTTGAAGATTCATAAGCAACTTTATTTGTGGTTATTATCAAATAATCCTGTAAATCACTCTTTTTTATAAGATAAGAAAAAGTAATATTTGAATTATTTTCTGGCATTAAAGCGTTAATAACCTTACTTAAAATTTCAATATATCTGTTTCCATTATTTAAAGGACCAAGAACAATACCAAAATCATATTCATTATCTTTGGGTTCTATAATAAAAAATCCGATATTATTTTCAAAACCCGCATAGACTTCGTCACTTTCCATTTCAAGAGATTGAATATAAGCATCAATCATACCTGTTATTAATGTTTCTGCATATGTTGGATCGTCGAGTATTTTTCCAAAAAGAGGAACAGTTTTTAAGTCGGAATATACGGTTTTAGCGTTATTTAAGACAATAACAGCCTTAGAATTTTGAGGAATAACATCATAAATATTTGCGAATATATCGAGAGAAAAAATAAAAATAACTAAAATAAATATAAATTTTTTCATAATCCACCTCCAAATAAGTATTTTCATCATTATTATATCATAATTTTATTATTTATCATATTTCATAAAGTATGGCAATAATATTAATGTGAAGATTGATGCACTGATCATACCAACCCACATTATTATTGAAAGATATGTGTGAAAAGTAAACGGTGAAAAGTTTAGAATGGATAAGCCAAATGCTAACCCTAAAGCATTTGCCATAATAGGTTTTTGAACTATATTAAAAGTTTTTTCTATTGCATTTTTACTTTTGTTTTTATAATATCTATAGGTACCTATCATATGAATAGCATAATCAATACCAACACCAATTGTAATATTTGCCATTAAGGCACTTTGTATGTTTAATGGTATTTTAAATAATGCCATAGTACCGAATTCAACAATTAAGGCACCTAATAATGGCATTATACCAAAAAAGGCTATTTTTATATTTCGTATCATAATAAATATTGAAATGAATACCAATATCAAACTAATTAAGATACTTTGCATTTGGCTATTTAAAACAGTAGTATTCATTTCACTAAAAACATAAGGCATTCCGGTAATTATTATATCCTTAAATATGTTTTTTTCTTTTAGTTTTTCTATTGTATTTTTAACCTTTATAAGCGTATTTTTGGAATTATCTACAGTTGTTATTATTCCTAAATAACTTTTACCAGAGGTTAAGCTAAATAATGGAACAGATTGATTATTTTTTAACGCATTTTTTATGATGAGCACTTGAATAGGGGTTGGATAAACCTTAAAATTAAAAAATTCTTTTCCCATAGTATTTAATATTTCTTGTGGATAATTAAATGTAATTATTTCGTTTTGCAATTCTTTTTTTAAATTATTCATTTCATTATAATATATTTTATCTAAAGGTTCTTTTGAAGTTTGAAAATCAATCATAACAGGGATGTTAAATTGGAATATTGAATTTAGTTTATTAAAATCCTTTTTTACTTTTGTATAATCTTTAAACATAGATATTTGATCAAACTTTACAGTAATAAAAGGGATTGATAATGCAAATATTAATATTATAACTAAGTATATAAATACACCTTTTTTATTCCAAAATTTTTTTGTAAAAGATACATCAAACATATGCGTTCTTTTTCTTTTTAGTTCAACATTTCCAGAGATTATAACTGGTAAAATATATAAAGTTGCAATTCCGGCAAATCCTATTCCAAACGATGCCCAAAGTCCCATTTCTTTCATCATATTAGAATTTATAAAAATCATAGACAGAAATCCTATTATCGTAGTAATAGTAGTCATTATCATTGCTATACCAGTACTTTTTAATGTTTCAGTTATAGCACTTTTTTTATCAACACCTTTTTCTATATATTCTATATAATGAGTTAAAAAATGCATACCATCTGCACTACCCATAATTATTGTAAATATTGGAACCAATACACTGGCAATACTCAAATCTCTTCCAGACCAACCCATTAATCCTAGTGTCCACAACGCTCCTAATCCAGCAGGAATAACAGAAAACAACGCAACTTTTTTTGATCCTAATTGTAATGAAAAAATTATAAGCATTGTTATAAAAGCAAGTGGTGGAAAGAAAATAAATAATCTCAACAAATAATCAAATAATTTTTTAGTAAAGAATAATGAACCAGATCCATAATATGTTACATCTTTTAAAATATTTTCTATTTGTTCTACAACATCTAAATCATCACTTTTTAATGGAATGGTTAATAGTGTATAATATTTTCCATCTTTTTCTTTAAAAAATTTATCTTTAAATAAAGTTATTTCATTTAATTTATTTAAAAAGTTTTCAGTAATATCCTTAGAGGTTTTTATGTTATATCCTGGTAATGTCTGTGGAAAAAGACTTGATATAAAATTTACACCATCAATATTTTCCAGGTTTCTTTGTAAAGACCATATTTTTTTATATGTATCCAAATCAGATAAAGGATTTTTTTCTAATTCAAGCATAACAATTAATTGATCTGAAAGATCATATTTTTTTTCAATAATACTGTAGCTTTTTAAATATTTTGAATCCGAGGGTAAAAATGTTTTCATATCAACATTTATTTTAATATTGATTAAAC containing:
- a CDS encoding efflux RND transporter permease subunit, yielding MEKYVDFIFKNRKKLLILLALINLIALIGLINIKINVDMKTFLPSDSKYLKSYSIIEKKYDLSDQLIVMLELEKNPLSDLDTYKKIWSLQRNLENIDGVNFISSLFPQTLPGYNIKTSKDITENFLNKLNEITLFKDKFFKEKDGKYYTLLTIPLKSDDLDVVEQIENILKDVTYYGSGSLFFTKKLFDYLLRLFIFFPPLAFITMLIIFSLQLGSKKVALFSVIPAGLGALWTLGLMGWSGRDLSIASVLVPIFTIIMGSADGMHFLTHYIEYIEKGVDKKSAITETLKSTGIAMIMTTITTIIGFLSMIFINSNMMKEMGLWASFGIGFAGIATLYILPVIISGNVELKRKRTHMFDVSFTKKFWNKKGVFIYLVIILIFALSIPFITVKFDQISMFKDYTKVKKDFNKLNSIFQFNIPVMIDFQTSKEPLDKIYYNEMNNLKKELQNEIITFNYPQEILNTMGKEFFNFKVYPTPIQVLIIKNALKNNQSVPLFSLTSGKSYLGIITTVDNSKNTLIKVKNTIEKLKEKNIFKDIIITGMPYVFSEMNTTVLNSQMQSILISLILVFISIFIMIRNIKIAFFGIMPLLGALIVEFGTMALFKIPLNIQSALMANITIGVGIDYAIHMIGTYRYYKNKSKNAIEKTFNIVQKPIMANALGLAFGLSILNFSPFTFHTYLSIIMWVGMISASIFTLILLPYFMKYDK